In a genomic window of Aeromicrobium panaciterrae:
- the dnaB gene encoding replicative DNA helicase — translation MSVTELYEAAPGPGEDAGSGRVPPQDLAAEQSVLGAMLMSKLAIDPAADILDGRDFYRPAHELIFDTIVELANRGEPADAITVAAELQRRGEAGRIGGAPYLHTLMSSVPIAANVDFYADIVHEKAVLRRLVEVGQRIAQLGQAGQGEVSDIVDRAQKEVLDVDGTKTAEDYKNVSDLMLETIDEIEEIQGRGTEMHGVPSGFPDLDRLTTGFRPGQMIVVAARPGVGKSTLGLDFCRSASIRHQIPSAIFSLEMSGPEIAMRMLSAEAKVNVAQMRGGGMSQRDWDAIAKAMPRVQAAPIVIDDSANMTMPEIRSKARRIKKTHGLGFMVIDYLQLMTSGKRVENRQVEVSEFSRQIKLLAKELEIPVVAISQLNRGSEQRTDKTPMLSDLRESGSIEQDADIVMLLNRPDAYGAGDSDRPGEADIIIAKNRSGPVNRVAVSFQGHYSRFTPMARDAEPPGAAAGDYFG, via the coding sequence GTGAGTGTCACGGAGCTCTACGAGGCTGCGCCCGGGCCGGGCGAAGACGCCGGCTCCGGACGCGTGCCGCCGCAGGATTTGGCGGCTGAGCAGAGCGTTCTCGGCGCCATGCTGATGAGCAAGCTGGCGATCGACCCGGCTGCCGACATCCTCGACGGACGCGACTTCTATCGTCCCGCGCATGAGCTGATCTTCGACACCATCGTCGAACTCGCCAACCGCGGTGAGCCGGCCGACGCCATCACGGTCGCTGCCGAGCTGCAGCGTCGCGGCGAAGCCGGTCGTATCGGTGGCGCTCCCTACCTGCATACGCTCATGTCGAGCGTTCCGATTGCCGCCAACGTCGACTTCTACGCCGACATCGTTCACGAGAAGGCAGTGCTCCGCCGACTTGTCGAAGTCGGACAGCGCATTGCGCAGCTGGGCCAGGCAGGTCAGGGCGAGGTTTCAGACATCGTCGACCGGGCGCAAAAGGAAGTCCTCGACGTCGACGGCACCAAGACGGCCGAGGACTACAAGAACGTCTCCGATCTCATGTTGGAGACGATCGACGAGATCGAAGAGATCCAGGGTCGCGGCACCGAGATGCATGGTGTGCCATCGGGCTTCCCCGATCTCGACCGGCTCACGACAGGATTCCGTCCGGGCCAGATGATCGTCGTCGCCGCTCGACCCGGTGTCGGCAAGTCGACCCTCGGCCTCGACTTCTGCAGGTCCGCGTCGATCCGTCACCAGATTCCTAGCGCCATCTTCTCCCTCGAAATGTCGGGACCTGAGATCGCGATGCGCATGCTCTCCGCCGAAGCCAAGGTCAACGTCGCACAGATGCGCGGCGGCGGCATGAGCCAGCGCGACTGGGACGCCATCGCCAAGGCGATGCCGCGAGTGCAGGCAGCACCGATCGTCATCGACGACTCGGCCAACATGACGATGCCTGAGATCCGTTCCAAGGCTCGCCGCATCAAGAAGACCCATGGCCTCGGCTTCATGGTGATCGACTACCTCCAGCTGATGACGTCCGGCAAGCGTGTCGAAAACCGTCAGGTCGAGGTCTCGGAGTTCTCGCGTCAGATCAAGTTGTTGGCCAAGGAGCTCGAGATCCCGGTCGTGGCGATCAGCCAGCTCAACCGAGGCTCTGAGCAGCGCACCGACAAGACCCCGATGCTGTCCGACCTTCGTGAGTCCGGGTCGATCGAGCAGGACGCCGACATCGTCATGCTGCTCAACCGTCCCGACGCCTACGGCGCCGGCGACTCCGATCGCCCCGGCGAAGCCGACATCATCATCGCCAAGAACCGTTCTGGTCCGGTCAACCGCGTGGCCGTCAGCTTCCAGGGCCACTACTCGCGCTTCACACCGATGGCGCGCGACGCCGAACCGCCAGGTGCAGCCGCCGGCGACTACTTTGGTTGA
- a CDS encoding TIGR03619 family F420-dependent LLM class oxidoreductase: MRFTYAEAMTQADYYAPLAQAAEAAGYTSMTVADSLIYPKDSDSKYPYTDTGDREFLDGKEFIEAMILCAHLFAVTTTLRLTPFVLKLPVRPPVLVAKQASSLAFLSGNRLGLGVGISPWPEDFANLQVDWARRGKRMDECMDILSGLTRGEFFGYKGEFYEIDELKLAPGATEKIPLLVGGHVDLALRRAVRKGDGWMHAGGDGEELDRLLVRLAEIRKEEGDTRDDFEVHVISYDAYDLDGIKRLEDKGVTDCIVGFRVPYIKGPDTEPLDKKIRHLEQYAENIIHKL, translated from the coding sequence ATGCGCTTTACGTATGCCGAGGCAATGACCCAGGCCGATTACTACGCCCCGCTCGCCCAAGCAGCAGAGGCCGCGGGCTACACGTCGATGACGGTCGCTGACTCGCTGATCTATCCGAAGGACTCCGACTCGAAGTACCCCTACACGGACACCGGAGACCGCGAGTTCCTCGACGGCAAGGAATTCATCGAGGCGATGATCCTCTGCGCGCACCTGTTCGCCGTCACCACGACGCTGCGCCTGACGCCGTTCGTGCTCAAGCTCCCCGTACGCCCGCCGGTGCTGGTCGCCAAGCAGGCGTCGTCGCTGGCGTTCCTGTCAGGCAACCGCCTCGGACTCGGTGTCGGCATCTCGCCGTGGCCCGAGGACTTCGCCAACCTGCAGGTCGACTGGGCTCGCCGCGGCAAGCGCATGGACGAGTGCATGGACATCCTGAGTGGCCTCACCCGTGGTGAGTTCTTCGGCTACAAGGGCGAGTTCTACGAAATCGACGAGCTCAAACTGGCCCCCGGCGCAACCGAGAAGATCCCACTCCTGGTCGGCGGTCACGTCGATCTCGCGCTGCGCCGCGCCGTTCGCAAGGGCGACGGCTGGATGCACGCCGGCGGCGACGGTGAAGAACTCGACCGCCTCCTCGTACGTCTCGCCGAGATCCGTAAGGAAGAGGGCGACACCCGCGACGACTTCGAGGTCCACGTCATCTCGTACGACGCGTACGACCTCGACGGCATCAAGCGCCTCGAGGACAAGGGCGTCACCGATTGCATCGTCGGCTTCCGGGTGCCCTACATCAAGGGTCCGGACACCGAGCCGCTCGACAAGAAGATCCGTCACCTCGAGCAGTACGCGGAGAACATCATTCACAAGTTGTGA
- a CDS encoding DUF6596 domain-containing protein, with the protein MTEASSALAEIVRGEGRRVLATLIRTTGSVTLAEDAVQEAAIEALKHWTAEGLPDNPRAWLTTVARRKAVDMIRRDANRTDKEVEAMDLTGPAPDLPESVVRDDLLRLVFTCCHPSLSHASQTTLSLNTLCGLSIADCARLMLTTETAMARRLGRVKQKIAVAGIPYRIPSDAELPERLDAVASTAYLMFTAGIAGETVRPELCDEAIRLARLLGELMPDESSLQGLLALMLLTDARRMTRIDAAGDLVLLADQDRSQWDRAKIADGLELVERALKRSRHRAGRFELQAAIAAVHASATSSDDTDWADIVELYDALLLVEPTDVVRLNRGVALGERDGPAAGLAALDELEGLDRFHLWHACRAELLVRIGRTGEAAAAFDAALSCDPPAADRRHLERRIAASR; encoded by the coding sequence GTGACCGAAGCATCCTCGGCGCTGGCCGAGATCGTTCGAGGTGAGGGTCGTCGCGTGCTGGCGACCCTCATCCGGACGACCGGCAGCGTCACGCTCGCCGAGGACGCCGTACAAGAAGCCGCCATCGAGGCGCTCAAACACTGGACCGCCGAGGGCCTCCCTGACAATCCGCGCGCATGGCTGACGACCGTCGCGCGCCGCAAAGCCGTCGACATGATCCGGCGCGACGCCAACCGTACGGACAAGGAGGTGGAGGCCATGGACCTGACCGGACCGGCACCCGACCTCCCGGAATCTGTTGTACGCGACGATCTCCTGCGGTTGGTCTTCACCTGTTGTCACCCGAGCCTGTCGCACGCCTCGCAGACGACTCTCAGTCTCAACACGCTGTGTGGTCTGAGCATCGCCGACTGTGCGCGGCTGATGCTGACGACCGAGACCGCGATGGCCCGCCGGCTGGGTCGCGTCAAGCAGAAGATTGCCGTCGCCGGAATCCCCTATCGGATCCCGTCGGATGCTGAGCTGCCCGAAAGGCTGGATGCCGTCGCCTCGACGGCGTACCTGATGTTCACCGCCGGAATTGCCGGCGAAACCGTACGCCCAGAGCTCTGCGATGAGGCCATCCGACTCGCGCGGCTGCTCGGCGAACTGATGCCGGACGAGTCGTCACTACAAGGACTGCTCGCACTGATGCTGCTCACGGACGCCCGCCGTATGACTCGCATCGACGCAGCCGGAGACCTCGTCCTTCTGGCCGACCAGGACCGCTCGCAATGGGATCGCGCCAAGATCGCCGATGGGCTCGAACTGGTCGAACGTGCGCTCAAGCGATCCCGGCATCGTGCCGGTCGCTTCGAGCTGCAGGCTGCAATCGCGGCCGTCCATGCGTCAGCGACGTCGAGCGACGACACCGACTGGGCCGACATCGTCGAGTTGTACGACGCGTTACTGCTCGTCGAGCCGACCGACGTAGTGCGCCTCAACCGAGGAGTCGCACTCGGCGAACGCGACGGCCCGGCGGCTGGCCTCGCAGCTCTCGACGAGCTCGAAGGTCTCGACCGCTTTCATCTGTGGCATGCGTGCCGCGCGGAACTACTCGTACGTATTGGCCGTACCGGCGAAGCCGCCGCGGCATTCGATGCTGCACTCTCGTGCGACCCACCAGCCGCAGATCGTCGCCATCTGGAGCGACGGATTGCGGCTAGTCGCTGA
- the rpsR gene encoding 30S ribosomal protein S18 has product MAKPVVRKPKKKSNPLTAAKVTEIDYKDTALLRKFISDRGKIRARRVTGVSVQEQRLIAKAIKNAREMALLPYTSNSR; this is encoded by the coding sequence ATGGCTAAGCCAGTAGTCCGAAAGCCGAAGAAGAAGAGCAACCCGCTCACTGCGGCCAAGGTCACCGAAATCGATTACAAGGACACCGCGCTGCTGCGCAAGTTCATCTCTGACCGCGGCAAGATCCGCGCGCGTCGAGTGACGGGTGTCTCCGTGCAGGAGCAGCGTCTGATCGCCAAGGCAATCAAGAACGCCCGCGAGATGGCTCTCCTGCCTTACACGTCCAACAGCCGCTAA
- a CDS encoding ABC transporter family substrate-binding protein: protein MAKRTFPLKGASLLMAGALVLSACSLLPGDDDAPKPVVGKSLPNTDWKAASAAKVAQGGDLRLAVTALPTNFNPQHADGAMSDAQTILGPTSGSAVRVTKDGDWRVDTDYASSVKVTSQSPLTIQVKLNPKAVWQGGAPITSKDMVAFWKAQNGEDNDFEVSSTEGYEDISDVTPDGRYAYDVAFSEPTAEWPRYIYPHLPANVSNSAKTFNSGFAKRAPSSNGPFMVTSIDAKTGTVTEKPNPRWWGTKPKLGSIVWRIAAPDVQAKAYTEDELDAINVDATTYSSTRSHGTIQQAAGIEWSQLTFNGARGPLKDADVRRAVSRAIDRSKIADAVSGNFGLDGVTPGSLVYVPGQRGYADSSSAIAFDRKEAKQLLAKAGYKAGADGVMVRKGKKLTLRMPVPIDTPTNLARAEAIKADLDKVGIQVKLKNVPAADFFAKHVVALDFDIVTFAWRGSAFPIAEAQSRFNPIDSSQNFTGVADGDINDAFDTAAATLDDALRFTRIARLDRRIFAEPAMVPLAVTPIVMAVREDLRNYGAAQFEQPDWTIVGFVSAA from the coding sequence ATGGCCAAGCGAACTTTCCCCCTGAAGGGCGCATCCCTGCTGATGGCAGGTGCGCTCGTCTTGTCGGCTTGTTCTCTGCTTCCCGGCGACGATGACGCGCCGAAGCCGGTGGTCGGCAAATCGCTGCCCAACACCGACTGGAAGGCTGCCTCGGCCGCCAAGGTTGCCCAGGGTGGCGACCTGCGGCTCGCGGTGACAGCCCTTCCGACCAACTTCAATCCGCAGCACGCGGATGGCGCCATGTCGGACGCGCAGACCATCCTCGGCCCGACGTCGGGCAGCGCGGTGCGTGTCACCAAGGACGGAGACTGGCGCGTCGACACCGACTACGCCAGCTCGGTCAAGGTGACGAGCCAGAGCCCCCTGACGATTCAGGTCAAGCTCAACCCCAAGGCCGTCTGGCAGGGCGGTGCGCCCATCACCTCCAAGGACATGGTCGCGTTCTGGAAGGCGCAGAACGGCGAAGACAACGACTTCGAGGTCAGCTCAACTGAGGGCTACGAAGACATCTCCGACGTCACGCCCGATGGTCGCTACGCGTACGACGTCGCGTTCAGCGAGCCAACAGCCGAGTGGCCGCGCTACATCTACCCGCACCTGCCGGCCAACGTCAGCAACAGTGCCAAGACGTTCAACTCAGGATTCGCCAAGAGGGCGCCGTCCTCCAACGGGCCCTTCATGGTGACGTCGATCGACGCCAAGACCGGAACGGTCACCGAGAAGCCCAACCCGCGGTGGTGGGGCACGAAGCCCAAGCTCGGCTCGATCGTCTGGCGCATTGCCGCCCCTGACGTACAGGCCAAGGCCTACACGGAGGACGAGCTGGACGCGATCAACGTTGACGCGACGACCTACTCGTCGACGCGCAGTCACGGCACTATCCAGCAGGCCGCTGGCATCGAGTGGTCCCAGCTGACATTCAACGGTGCACGCGGACCGCTCAAGGACGCAGACGTTCGTCGCGCGGTCTCTCGCGCGATCGACCGCTCCAAGATTGCCGATGCTGTCTCGGGCAACTTCGGCTTGGACGGCGTGACTCCCGGAAGCCTGGTCTATGTCCCTGGACAGCGTGGCTACGCCGACTCGTCGTCGGCGATTGCCTTCGATCGCAAGGAAGCCAAGCAGCTGCTGGCCAAGGCGGGCTACAAGGCCGGTGCTGACGGAGTGATGGTGCGCAAGGGCAAGAAGCTCACTCTGCGGATGCCGGTACCGATCGACACCCCAACCAACCTCGCCCGGGCTGAAGCCATCAAGGCAGACCTCGACAAGGTCGGTATCCAGGTGAAGCTCAAGAACGTTCCCGCGGCTGATTTCTTCGCCAAGCATGTCGTCGCACTCGACTTCGACATCGTGACGTTCGCGTGGCGTGGCTCGGCCTTCCCGATCGCCGAAGCACAGTCTCGCTTCAACCCGATCGACTCCAGCCAGAACTTCACCGGCGTGGCCGATGGCGACATCAATGACGCGTTCGACACGGCTGCCGCAACCCTCGATGACGCGCTGCGATTCACGCGTATCGCGCGACTTGATCGCCGCATCTTCGCCGAGCCGGCGATGGTTCCGCTTGCTGTGACCCCGATTGTGATGGCCGTGCGCGAGGACCTCCGCAACTACGGTGCAGCGCAGTTTGAACAGCCCGACTGGACGATTGTCGGGTTCGTCAGCGCCGCGTAG
- a CDS encoding nuclear transport factor 2 family protein, whose product MDLQEISDRLEIADVLTRYTRAIDTGDWDKLDTVFTPDAQIDYTESGGIAAGFAEVKPWLAEMLPMFFSKRMHTLGQLDYTLRGDEADVTAYFDNPMLMDDGQGGQKVVEVGGMYHHTLIRTADGWRSRKLHEEVIWKRGL is encoded by the coding sequence ATGGACCTTCAGGAGATCAGCGACCGTCTCGAGATCGCAGACGTACTCACTCGCTACACCCGCGCCATCGACACGGGCGACTGGGACAAGCTCGACACCGTGTTCACTCCGGACGCTCAGATCGACTACACCGAGTCCGGCGGGATTGCCGCTGGGTTCGCCGAGGTCAAGCCGTGGCTCGCCGAGATGCTGCCGATGTTCTTCTCCAAGCGGATGCACACACTGGGCCAGCTCGACTACACGCTGCGCGGCGACGAGGCCGACGTGACGGCGTACTTCGACAACCCGATGCTGATGGATGACGGCCAGGGCGGACAGAAGGTCGTCGAGGTCGGCGGGATGTACCACCACACGCTGATCCGTACGGCTGATGGCTGGCGCAGCCGCAAGCTCCACGAAGAGGTCATCTGGAAGCGTGGCCTCTAA
- a CDS encoding DedA family protein, whose protein sequence is MTLLTALASASGVPDSGLAGFVADTMNSLGLLGVGLILAVETILPFLPSEVALPLAGFTASVPGNFSVVGAIIAATVGSVGGALILYWLSRVFGLDRTRALLSKVPLVTARDIDKGVAWFARNDAAAVLLGRMVPAIRSLISIPAGVEKMAVGRFLFYTLAGSLIWNTAWIVAGYQLGSNWEKVEKYAHWLKYGLVISIVAAVAWFVVYKLRSRRSA, encoded by the coding sequence GTGACCCTACTGACTGCTCTGGCATCCGCGTCAGGAGTTCCTGACTCTGGCCTCGCAGGATTTGTCGCCGACACCATGAACTCGCTGGGGTTGCTTGGCGTTGGTCTCATCCTCGCCGTCGAGACGATCCTTCCGTTCCTGCCGAGCGAGGTCGCCCTCCCGTTGGCCGGGTTCACCGCGAGTGTCCCCGGCAACTTCAGCGTCGTGGGAGCGATCATCGCTGCGACTGTCGGCTCGGTTGGTGGCGCGCTGATCCTCTACTGGTTGTCACGAGTGTTCGGGCTCGACCGGACCCGCGCCCTGTTGTCGAAGGTGCCGCTGGTGACCGCTCGCGATATCGACAAGGGCGTCGCGTGGTTCGCACGTAACGACGCTGCCGCGGTACTCCTCGGGCGAATGGTCCCGGCGATCCGCAGCCTGATCTCGATTCCGGCCGGAGTCGAGAAGATGGCGGTTGGCCGCTTCCTGTTCTACACATTGGCTGGCAGCCTGATCTGGAACACCGCATGGATCGTGGCCGGCTATCAGCTCGGCTCGAACTGGGAGAAGGTCGAGAAGTACGCGCACTGGCTCAAGTACGGCCTGGTCATCTCGATCGTCGCTGCCGTCGCGTGGTTCGTTGTCTACAAATTGCGCTCGCGCCGTTCCGCCTGA
- the rpsF gene encoding 30S ribosomal protein S6, producing MRPYEVMVILDPDLEERTVAPSLDTYLNVVRQDGGTVESVDVWGKRRLAYEINKKSEGIYAVVQLSAEPATVKELDRQLTLNESVVRTKVTRPDVK from the coding sequence TTGCGTCCCTATGAGGTCATGGTCATCCTTGACCCGGATCTCGAAGAGCGAACTGTCGCTCCCAGCCTCGACACCTACCTCAACGTTGTTCGCCAGGATGGCGGAACTGTTGAGAGCGTCGACGTGTGGGGCAAGCGCCGCCTCGCGTACGAGATCAACAAGAAGTCTGAAGGCATCTACGCCGTCGTCCAGCTCTCCGCTGAGCCGGCCACGGTCAAGGAGCTCGACCGTCAGCTCACGCTGAACGAGTCCGTCGTCCGTACGAAGGTCACGCGCCCCGACGTCAAGTGA
- the rplI gene encoding 50S ribosomal protein L9: MKLILTHEVTNLGAPGDIVEVKDGYGRNFLLPRNFAIRWTKGGAKQVESIKAARDAHAIHDLEEAQSIRGNLEANPINVPVRAGTGGRLFGAVTVSDIADALAVAGAKVDKRRIEVGNPIKSLGAHTVSVRVHPEVSAQVKLNVVASK; the protein is encoded by the coding sequence ATGAAGCTCATCCTCACCCACGAGGTCACCAACCTCGGTGCACCCGGCGACATCGTCGAGGTCAAGGACGGCTACGGCCGCAACTTCCTGCTGCCCCGCAACTTCGCCATCCGCTGGACCAAGGGCGGCGCCAAGCAGGTCGAGTCCATCAAGGCAGCGCGTGACGCGCACGCCATCCACGACCTCGAAGAAGCCCAGAGCATCAGGGGCAACCTCGAGGCCAACCCGATCAACGTTCCGGTTCGCGCCGGTACGGGCGGCCGCCTCTTTGGCGCCGTCACGGTCTCCGACATCGCCGACGCACTTGCTGTCGCTGGTGCCAAGGTCGACAAGCGACGCATTGAGGTCGGCAACCCGATCAAGTCGCTCGGAGCCCACACCGTTTCGGTCCGGGTCCACCCCGAAGTGAGCGCGCAGGTCAAGCTCAACGTGGTGGCTTCGAAGTAG
- a CDS encoding NAD-dependent succinate-semialdehyde dehydrogenase — MTASDEKKVLGTVHPQLFIGGDWRDAEGGKTFGVEDPSTGANLIDVADASVADGKAAIDAAVAVQDEWAATAPRDRGEILRGAFELITEQVDELALLMTLEMGKPIKESKAEIAYASEFFRWFAEEAVRISGRYSVAPNGATRLLTLKQPVGPCLMITPWNFPMAMGTRKIGPAIAAGCTMVVKPAALTPLSMLRLGDILAEAGLPKGVLNIVTTTNTGPVMEPIIRDPRLRKLTFTGSTEVGRTLIAQSAEGILRVSMELGGNAPFLVFDDADLDKAVDGAMLAKMRNIGEACTAANRFIVHESVAEEFSTKLSARMAALTVGRGTDDGIDVGPLVEAKQRDKVAELVDDAVGKGAKALTGGTALEGDGYFYPPTVLTQVPDSARLRTEEIFGPVAPIFTFTDEAEALRMANDTEYGLVAYAFTQDYACAMRVYEALDTGMVGINQGIVSNPAAPFGGMKSSGFGREGGTEGIEEYLETKYVGLAF, encoded by the coding sequence ATGACTGCATCGGACGAGAAGAAGGTGCTCGGCACCGTTCACCCGCAGCTGTTCATCGGCGGCGACTGGCGTGACGCCGAAGGCGGCAAGACGTTCGGTGTCGAAGACCCGTCGACTGGCGCCAACCTGATCGACGTTGCGGATGCCAGCGTGGCTGACGGCAAGGCAGCAATTGACGCCGCCGTCGCGGTGCAGGACGAGTGGGCGGCCACAGCTCCGCGAGATCGCGGCGAGATCCTTCGCGGCGCATTCGAGCTGATCACCGAGCAAGTTGACGAGCTGGCTCTGCTCATGACGCTCGAGATGGGCAAGCCAATCAAGGAGAGCAAGGCGGAGATTGCATACGCCTCAGAGTTCTTCCGGTGGTTCGCCGAGGAGGCCGTACGTATTTCGGGCCGCTACTCGGTGGCGCCCAATGGAGCGACCCGGCTGCTCACGCTCAAGCAGCCTGTCGGCCCGTGCCTGATGATCACGCCGTGGAACTTTCCGATGGCCATGGGCACCCGCAAGATCGGACCCGCCATTGCCGCCGGTTGCACGATGGTGGTCAAGCCCGCTGCCCTGACTCCGCTATCGATGCTTCGGCTCGGCGACATCCTGGCCGAGGCGGGGCTCCCCAAGGGAGTGCTCAACATTGTCACGACGACCAACACGGGCCCGGTCATGGAGCCGATCATCCGAGACCCCCGTCTGCGCAAGCTGACGTTCACGGGCTCGACCGAAGTCGGCCGTACGCTGATCGCGCAGAGCGCCGAAGGCATCCTGCGGGTGTCGATGGAGCTGGGTGGCAATGCGCCGTTCCTGGTGTTTGACGACGCCGACCTCGACAAGGCCGTCGATGGCGCCATGCTCGCCAAGATGCGCAACATCGGTGAGGCCTGCACTGCTGCGAACCGATTCATCGTGCATGAATCGGTGGCCGAGGAGTTCAGCACCAAACTGTCGGCCAGGATGGCCGCGCTCACAGTCGGTCGGGGTACCGATGACGGAATCGACGTCGGCCCGCTGGTCGAAGCCAAGCAGCGCGACAAGGTCGCCGAGCTTGTCGACGACGCAGTTGGCAAGGGAGCGAAGGCGCTCACTGGCGGCACCGCGCTCGAGGGCGACGGCTACTTCTATCCGCCGACGGTCCTGACTCAGGTGCCTGACTCGGCCCGGCTGCGTACCGAGGAGATCTTCGGACCTGTCGCGCCGATCTTCACCTTCACTGATGAGGCCGAGGCGCTGCGGATGGCCAACGACACCGAGTACGGGCTCGTCGCGTACGCGTTCACGCAGGATTACGCCTGCGCGATGCGTGTCTACGAGGCACTCGACACCGGGATGGTTGGCATCAACCAGGGCATCGTCTCCAACCCGGCCGCACCGTTCGGTGGCATGAAGTCGAGCGGCTTCGGTCGCGAGGGCGGCACGGAGGGCATCGAGGAGTACCTCGAGACCAAGTACGTCGGGCTTGCCTTCTAA
- a CDS encoding YciI family protein, which translates to MTQYAALIYTADTDPSEETGTLYDEFGNNNGASLRGGAGLHPTSTATTVRVQGGRGGDVVTTDGPFAEAREVLAGFYLIEAADLDEAVKIAAQIPGAWEGGVELRPTLDM; encoded by the coding sequence ATGACTCAGTACGCAGCCCTCATCTACACCGCCGACACCGACCCGTCAGAAGAGACCGGCACGTTGTATGACGAGTTCGGCAACAACAACGGCGCTTCACTCCGCGGTGGAGCCGGGCTCCACCCGACCTCGACTGCCACGACCGTTCGCGTCCAGGGCGGCCGAGGTGGCGACGTCGTCACGACCGACGGACCCTTCGCCGAAGCTCGCGAGGTCCTCGCTGGCTTCTACCTGATCGAAGCAGCCGATCTCGACGAGGCCGTCAAGATCGCGGCGCAGATCCCCGGTGCTTGGGAGGGCGGCGTAGAGCTGCGTCCCACACTGGACATGTGA
- a CDS encoding single-stranded DNA-binding protein has translation MAGETVITVIGNLTDDPELKFTPSGAAVANFTVASTPRTFDRQTNEWKDGDALFIRCAAWRQLAENCAESLQKGQRVIVTGALKVRNYERQDGSKGTSVEINVDEIGPSLRYATAKVTKANRSGGGDFGGGNAGGGAPAGDSNPWSTQPAAPAAQQGGAAWGGSAGTTDEPPF, from the coding sequence ATGGCAGGCGAAACAGTCATCACCGTCATCGGCAACCTGACCGACGACCCGGAGCTCAAGTTCACTCCGTCGGGCGCCGCAGTTGCCAACTTCACCGTCGCTTCGACACCTCGTACGTTCGATCGTCAGACGAACGAGTGGAAGGACGGCGACGCGCTGTTCATTCGCTGTGCCGCATGGCGCCAGCTCGCCGAGAACTGTGCAGAGTCGCTCCAGAAGGGTCAGCGCGTCATCGTGACGGGCGCCCTCAAGGTGCGCAACTACGAGCGCCAGGACGGCTCGAAGGGCACGAGCGTCGAAATCAATGTCGACGAGATCGGTCCCTCGCTCCGTTACGCGACGGCCAAGGTCACCAAGGCCAACCGTTCGGGTGGCGGTGACTTCGGCGGCGGCAACGCTGGCGGAGGCGCACCTGCTGGAGACAGCAACCCGTGGTCTACTCAGCCCGCAGCGCCTGCAGCACAGCAGGGTGGGGCAGCGTGGGGTGGCAGCGCCGGTACGACCGACGAGCCCCCCTTCTAA